From a region of the Poecile atricapillus isolate bPoeAtr1 chromosome 16, bPoeAtr1.hap1, whole genome shotgun sequence genome:
- the GOLGA3 gene encoding golgin subfamily A member 3 isoform X3 has product MDSTSVQQDVHLESRSSNGAPTSSEELLDCKAKSHLVTTDEINSSVESSLPLENEEQIRLQARRRLEEQLKQYRVKRHQERSSQSTSKTRPSSTLDPELMLNPEILPRASTVAMTKEYSFLRTSVPRGPKLGSLGLPASSKERRSSKSKASKIRSLADYRTEDSDARNATGNSVATDLSGGALMQSRSGPTSVVSEISLPSDVDDRVENSSLAGDSISEIDGSEVGMRLDGNESDSSTYSSVSGKGLYSSSQNAEGKQDTPYTINGQKIHPEAMGQFPSISEVLQAAAVEHQAQEQEVNGEVRSRRDSISSSISMESSIAGTHDEMLQVMKEKMRLEGQLEALSLEANQALKEKTELQAQLAALNMKLQAQMEHSQNSQQKQESLSSEVATLKQSCWDLERAMADLQNALEAKNASLASSNNDLQLAEEQYQRLLQKVEDMQKNVLTRDSTVHDLRQQLASLQTQLQKVQLERTTLTNKLKASETEITSLQNVRQWYQQQLVLAQEARVRLQSEMANIQAGQMTQAGMLEHLKLENVALSQQLTETQHRSIKEKERIAAQLQNIEADMLDQEAAFMQIQEAKTMVEEDLQRKLEEFEDEKEQLQKMADSAATLEQELEQVKLTLHQRDLQLESLQQEHLDLMKQLTLTQETLHTKEQSLDDLQTQYDELKARLEELQSDAASKDDTIQYLQNEKIVLEVALQAAKASKEQLDEGATRLGEDTEETSQILEQLKQEMAVKSSQVENLQQENANLKKQLQKVKEQFLQQKVMVEAYRRDASSKDQLISELKATKKRLDSELKEIKRELLKIQVEKQSLESEHSKLQKEVSQVHQQMVEIENHLQSVQKERDDLETRLQSLQFDKEQMESLAEANQALKQQVEQMQEEAKKAITEQKQKMKRLGSDLTSAQKEMKAKHKAYENAVSILSRKLQESLTAKESAEAELSKLKAQITDGGNDQIAQEKIQALKTELRAVSSSKLMLEKELQEVISLTSQELEEYREKVLELEDELQESRGFRKKIKRLEEINKKLALELEHERGKLTGLSQSNAALREHNNILETALAKREADLVQLNLQVQAVLKRKEEEDQQMQQLIQALQASLEKEKLKVKDLQKQEAAAKADAAHNRRHHRAAMLELSEIKKELHAKELLVQALQAEVDKLQVEDEKHSQEVSQFQQELAEARSQLQVLQKSLDDKLSEQPLVSQEVEDLKWEVERKEREIETLKQQLDMTEQRSHRELEGIQVVLQNIKTELEMVREDLSVTQKDKFMLQAKVTELKNSMKSLLQQNQQLKLDLKHGKMKKRKELKGENNSSNPVTPVKIPDCPVPAALLEELLKPTAVSKEPLKNLNSCLRQLKQEMDSLQRQMEEHTITVHESMSSWTHIEGKLMDLTSTSPTTAADQQETPPADEKKENCSVSDKEALTL; this is encoded by the exons ATGGACTCCACATCTGTCCAGCAGGATGTTCACTTGGAGAGCAGAAGCAGTAATGGAGCTCCCACCAGCTCTGAAGAACTTTTGGATTGTAAAGCCAAGTCACATCTAGTTACTACAGATGAAATTAACA GCTCAGTAGAGTCTTCACTGCCATTGGAAAATGAGGAACAAATCAGGCTTCAGGCAAGAAGGCGTCTGGAAGAACAGCTTAAGCAATACCGAGTGAAGAGACACCAAGAAAGA TCAAGTCAGTCTACATCCAAAACCCGTCCCTCCAGCACCCTGGATCCTGAGCTTATGTTAAATCCAGAAATCCTGCCAAGAGCCAGCACTGTAGCAATGACAAAAGAATATTCCTTTTTGCGGACCAGCGTCCCCAGGGGGCCAAAGCTGGGTAGCTTGGGACTACCAGCATCctcaaaagaaagaagaagctCAAAATCTAAAGCCAGCAAGATCCGGTCCTTGGCTGACTACAGAACTGAAGATTCAGATGCTCGAAATGCTACTGGGAATTCTGTGGCTACTGACTTATCTGGGGGGGCTCTGATGCAAAGCAGAAGTGGTCCAACATCAGTTGTTTCTGAGATCAGTCTGCCCTCTGATGTGGATGATCGAGTAGAGAATTCCTCCTTGGCAGGAGATAGCATTTCAGAAATTGATGGGAGTGAAGTGGGAATGAGGCTGGATGGAAATGAGAGCGACAGCTCTACCTACAGCAGTGTGTCAGGGAAAGGCCTCTATAGCAGCTCACAGAATGCAGAAGGCAAACAGGATACTCCATATACAATAAATGGCCAGAAGATACATCCTGAAGCAATGGGGCAATTTCCTTCCATCAGTGAGGTGCTGCAGGCTGCGGCAGTGGAACATCAGGCCCAAGAGCAAGAAGTTAATGGAGAGGTACGGAGCAGGAGGGACAGTATTTCTAGCAG TATTTCTATGGAAAGCTCTATCGCAGGAACTCATGACGAGATGTTGCAGGTTATGAAGGAGAAGATGAGACTTGAAGGCCAACTAGAAGCACTCTCACTAGAAGCTAATCag GCTCTCAAAGAGAAGACTGAGCTACAAGCCCAACTTGCAGCTTTGAACATGAAGCTTCAGGCACAGATGGAGCACAGCCAGAACAGCCAGCAGAAGCAGGAATCCCTGAGCTCAGAAGTGGCCACATTAAAGCAGTCTTGCTGGGATCTGGAACGAGCAATGGCTGACCTGCAAAATGCCTTGGAAGCAAAGAATGCCAGTTTAGCTTCTTCAAACAATGATTTGCAGTTGGCAGAGGAGCAGTACCAGAGACTCCTGCAGAAGGTTGAAGATATGCAAAAAAATGTTCTCACCAGAGATAGTACAG ttCATGACCTGCGCCAGCAGTTGGCTTCCTTGCAGACCCAGCTTCAGAAAGTGCAGCTGGAACGGACCACACTGACCAACAAGCTGAAGGCATCTGAAACAGAAATCACATCTCTCCAAAATGTGAGGCAGTggtaccagcagcagctggtccTGGCACAGGAGGCCCGTGTCAGGCTGCAGAGTGAGATGGCCAATATACAG gCTGGGCAAATGACTCAAGCAGGAATGTTGGAGCATCTCAAACTAGAGAATGTGGCCCTGTCTCAGCAGCTGACTGAAACCCAGCACAGGTCCATTAAAGAAAAGGAACGTATTGCAGCACAACTACAAAATATTGAG GCTGACATGTTAGACCAAGAAGCTGCCTTCATGCAGATCCAGGAGGCTAAAACCATGGTGGAAGAAGACTTGCAGAGAAAACTAGAGGAGTTTGAGGATGAGAAAGaacagcttcagaaaatggCTGATTCTGCAGCAACATTGGAGCAGGAATTGGAACAG GTCAAGTTGACTTTGCATCAGCGAGATCTGCAGCTTGAATCCTTGCAGCAAGAGCACCTAGACCTGATGAAGCAATTGACTCTTACCCAAGAGACACTGCACACCAAAGAGCAGTCCCTGGATGACCTGCAAACACAGTATGATGAGCTGAAGGCCAGGCTAGAAGAGCTCCAGAGCGATGCTGCTTCTAAAGATGACACGATCCAGTATTTGCAGAATGAGAAGATCGTGTTGGAAgttgctctgcaggcagcaaaaGCAAGTAAAGAACAACTTGATGAAGGAGCGACACGCCTTGGAGAAGATACAGAGGAAACATCACAAATCTTGGAGCAGCTGAAGCAAGAAATGGCAGTCAAGTCAAGCCAG GTGGAAAATCTGCAACAAGAAAATGCCAACCTCAAAAAACAACTTCAAAAAGTAAAGGAACAGTTCCTGCAGCAGAAG GTCATGGTGGAAGCTTATCGAAGAGATGCGAGTTCCAAGGACCAGCTCATCAGTGAGCTGAAAGCTACAAAGAAGCGGCTGGACTCAGAACTGAAGGAGATAAAGCGAGAGCTGCTGAAAATCCAAGTTGAAAAACAGTCACTTGAATCTGAGCATTCAAAACTGCAGAAGGAAGTATCTCAGGTTCACCAGCAGATGGTGGAAATAGAAAATCACCTCCAGTCAGTGCAGAAAGAACGAGATGATTTGGAAACACGTCTACAG TCTTTGCAGTTCGATAAGGAACAAATGGAATCTCTTGCTGAGGCAAATCAGGCATTAAAACAACAAGTAGAACAAATGcaagaagaagcaaaaaa GGCCATTACagagcagaaacagaaaatgaagcGTCTTGGGTCGGACCTGACGAGTGCTCAGAAAGAgatgaaagcaaaacacaaagccTATGAGAATGCAGTCAGCATTCTCAGTCGGAAGCTGCAGGAATCTCTTACTGCAAAGGAATCTgctgaggcagagctgagcaAACTAAAAGCACAAATTACTGATGGTGGGAATGACCAGATTGCTCAG GAGAAGATTCAAGCTCTGAAGACAGAACTGcgagctgtgagcagcagtaAGTTGATGCTGGAAAAAGAGTTGCAAGAAGTGATTTCACTGACCAGCCAGGAGCTTGAAGAGTACAGAGAGAAAGTGCTGGAACTTGAGGATGAG CTTCAGGAATCTAGAGGCTTCAGGAAGAAGATAAAACGTTTAGAAGAAATTAATAAGAAGTTGGCTCTTGAACTGGAACACGAACGTGGAAAACTTACAGGTCTCAGCCAGTCCAACGCTGCTTTGCGGGAGCACAATAATATTCTCGAAACAGCATTAGCAAAGAGAGAGGCAGACTTGGTACAACTGAATCTACAg GTTCAGGCAGTCCTAAAGcggaaagaggaggaggatcaGCAAATGCAGCAACTTATTCAAGCTTTACAGGCTTCCCTAGAGAAGGAAAAGTTAAAAGTTAAAGACCTTCAGAAGCAG gaagcagcagccaaagcGGATGCAGCCCATAACCGGCGACACCACCGGGCAGCAATGCTCGAGCTCAGTGAGATCAAGAAGGAGCTCCATGCCAAAGAGCTGCTGGTCCAGGCCCTGCAGGCTGAGGTGGACAAGCTGCA GGTAGAGGATGAAAAGCATTCCCAGGAGGTATCTCAGTTTCAGCAAGAGCTGGCAGAAGCCAGATCTCAGCTCCAAGTTCTGCAGAAAAGCCTGGATGACAAACTTAGTGAACAGCCTCTAGTAAGCCAAGAG GTGGAAGACCTGAAGTGGGAAGTAGAAcgaaaagaaagagaaattgaaACACTTaagcagcagctggacatgACCGAACAGCGCAGCCACAGGGAGTTAGAAGGGATACAAGTTGTTTTGCAG AATATCAAGACTGAGTTGGAAATGGTGCGGGAAGACCTGTCAGTGACTCAGAAGGATAAGTTTATGCTGCAGGCTAAAGTGACTGAACTGAAGAACAGCATGAAGTCACTGCTGcagcaaaaccagcagctgAAGTTGGACCTGAAGCATGGCAAGATGAAGAAG AGGAAAGAACTGAAAGGCGAGAATAACTCTTCCAATCCTGTTACTCCAGTCAAGATTCCTGATTGTCCAGTGCCTGCTGCCTTGCTGGAAGAACTGCTGAAACCAACAGCTGTGAGCAAGGAGCCTCTAAAGAATCTGAACAGCTGTCTCCGGCAATTAAA GCAAGAAATGGACAGCCTTCAGCGCCAGATGGAGGAACACACCATTACAGTACATGAATCAATGTCTTCATGGACTCATATTGAGGGCAAGTTAATGGACCTTACTTCTACAAGTCCTACAACTGCAGCAGACCAGCAGGAGACTCCTCCTGcagatgaaaagaaagagaattgtAGTGTTAGTGACAAGGAGGCTTTGACACTATAA